TGGGGTCACAAGCTTCGGCAATTACGAGAGTCCCATCCAGCTCCAGGTTTTGTCGAATGGGCTGATGAGGTGCTGCACGAGTTGGAACATTTCCACATTAGCAAAAGTGCTGAAAAAGTAGCTTTGTTTCCAACGGTTTTTTCCGATCTCTAAAAATCTTTGCAGGAACCTGTTTTTTTGAATTTGCAGTTGTCTAGGATTCGGTAGAAAATAAGGTTTTTCTGATTCTGGGCTCTGATGTGATTTTGAATTTGCCTGCGGTAAGGGCAGTCAACAGGGATTCCACTTCAGTATGCTTTCCATCCCACCGCAACTACTCCGAACCGTACTCCTTCTCTCCTTGGGTAGCGCTTTACTGCTATCGAACGCCCTCACCTGGTATATCGGCCAAAGTCGCCAGGTTGCTAGCCTTCGTGATGCCTACTTTGAGCGAATTTTCTGGCTCTCGTTTTCGATGAGCGACAAAGCTACCGAGTTAGTCGACACCTCAAATTGGGCTGGACTGGAAATACACTTCTCTGTTTTGAAATCACAACCAGAGGTGGTCTATCTCTTTCTGAGAGGGATGGATGATGAGATTCTTTATGCGTACGATGAGGACGTGGTTGAAGAGTATGATCCTGAGATCATTACCTGGGATGTGCCCAAAGCCGCGGTTTTGGAAAATCGAGGCATCGTTGGAGATCCCAAGGAATACCAGTCTGGGAAATATGAACTACGGGAACAGTTCTTATTGAAAGACTCGGAGGTGCGTGGAGAGTTGCGTGGACGGGTGGGAGAACGAGTCTTTGAGGCAAAGCGGGAGTTACAGCATTGGGGAGAACCTGTTGGCATCCTGCACATAGGCTTCTCAGAGAAACCACTGCAAGAGAATGTTGCTGAGAGCCAGAACTCTCTCCTGATGATCGAGTTGCTATTGCTGCTATTCGGCTTAATACTTTCTGGATGGGTTGCTCGTCGAGTCGCCAAGCCCTTGGAACGTATCACAGAGGAACAGCGGCGTATTCAGGATCTGCGTTTGGATGGAGAATTTGAACTCAGGTCTCCAATTGTTGAAGTAGACTCGCTCAGTCGATCATTGGGAGCGATGCGAACTAGTCTCCGTGCGTTTCAGATCTACATGCCGGCTGAGTTGGTCCGGGAACTTATACTTCGCGGTGAAGATGCTGCCTTGGGAGGGCAGGAGCAAGAGTTGAGTATTCTTTTTGCGGATAT
This genomic window from SAR324 cluster bacterium contains:
- a CDS encoding adenylate/guanylate cyclase domain-containing protein: MLSIPPQLLRTVLLLSLGSALLLSNALTWYIGQSRQVASLRDAYFERIFWLSFSMSDKATELVDTSNWAGLEIHFSVLKSQPEVVYLFLRGMDDEILYAYDEDVVEEYDPEIITWDVPKAAVLENRGIVGDPKEYQSGKYELREQFLLKDSEVRGELRGRVGERVFEAKRELQHWGEPVGILHIGFSEKPLQENVAESQNSLLMIELLLLLFGLILSGWVARRVAKPLERITEEQRRIQDLRLDGEFELRSPIVEVDSLSRSLGAMRTSLRAFQIYMPAELVRELILRGEDAALGGQEQELSILFADIAEFTSISEELKPEELMLQLSEYLGLLAEIIRSHSGTVDKYLGDGVMAFWGAPVLSDHHASDACWAALECRNRIQELNEAWQAQGKKPFWSRIGIHTGNTLVGNVGSANRMNYTVVGDSVNLASRLEGINKIYQTNIIVSSETQEEAGSQFLFRPLDTVRVKGKKKGVEIFELVDSKERALEKQKQFCAEFSRGVWAYSVRRFDQAYEVFKQLSETFPDDVPTQIYLRRSHRFSIVPPSVDWEPIIDLEPRFKTQADI